Proteins from a genomic interval of Papaver somniferum cultivar HN1 chromosome 4, ASM357369v1, whole genome shotgun sequence:
- the LOC113272836 gene encoding uncharacterized protein LOC113272836: MVSKKGVAPTHLLFADDILVFCRGILHSLQNLKTMLSVYEKASCQCVNYVKSKFYYGGGTYSRSIAIANYLGIERYLFPDKYLGIQLKPGRCGTFMSGRWLKRLWASWMVGRVERAIRNFLWSGDTEKRKFFTVLYDNLCCSRREGGLGLRRLVDVNKAMLMKLWISIRDSNKTWAIFLREKYFKLNVVLIDYKLGSTVFPGIRWVYDFVQQYTRTIIGDDANTSLFFDNWVGDFSIAKRLGITSKGPNDFKAKVSDIIVDGAWDIPQSTRDLMDRLNIDVGNFPIIAGAMTIRFGI; the protein is encoded by the exons ATGGTTAGTAAGAAAGGTGTGGCTCCAACACACCttctctttgcggatgatattcttgTTTTCTGCAGAGGTATTCTTCATAGTTTGCAAAATTTGAAGACTATGCTTAGTGTCTATGAGAAGGCTTCATGCCAGTGCGTAAATTATGTGAAGAGCAAATTTTATTACGGCGGTGGCACTTATTCTCGGAGTATTGCTATTGCTAATTATTTGGGCATAGAAAGATATTTATTTCCGGATAAATATCTGGGAATTCAATTGAAGCCTGGCAGGTGCGGAACATTCATGTCAGGCAGGTGGTTGAAAAGATTATGGGCAAGTTGGATGGTTGGAAGG GTTGAGAGGGCCATTAGGAATTTTCTTTGGTCGGGTGATACGGAAAAACGTAAGTTCTTTACGGTTTTGTATGACAACCTGTGTTGTTCAAGACGTGAAGGTGGTCTAGGCCTTAGAAGATTGGTTGATGTTAACAAGGCTATGCTTATGAAGTTATGGATTTCAATTCGTGATTCGAACAAGACTTGGGCCATATTTTTGAGGGAGAAGTACTTCAAATTGAATGTTGTTTTGATTGATTACAAACTTGGTTCTACGGTTTTTCCTGGAATCAGGTGGGTTTATGATTTTGTGCAGCAATACACTAGGACAATTATAGGTGATGacgctaatacttccttattctttGATAATTGGGTTGGTGATTTTTCGATTGCGAAGAGATTAGGTATTACTTCCAAAGGCCCTAATGACTTTAAGGCTAAGGTTAGTGATATCATTGTTGATGGTGCTTGGGATATTCCTCAAAGCACTCGGGATTTGATGGATCGGCTCAATATTGATGTTGGAAACTTTCCTATTATTGCTGGGGCGATGACTATAAGATTTGGGATTTAG